One Raphanus sativus cultivar WK10039 unplaced genomic scaffold, ASM80110v3 Scaffold3667, whole genome shotgun sequence DNA segment encodes these proteins:
- the LOC108858318 gene encoding uncharacterized protein LOC108858318 isoform X3, producing the protein MELLKLSKFKLQLQSMIGEVRDLRERERSVTDHLNLINQKQKQTEEEYSRKVHELESELVSSRETQEALERKVSYLQNDYSLLENKQNELKSTIQNLLQSRESFLNAYQESFSEMRCSVEARDRKIGILHQKITSHLALFDSIEKEASAIKNVIQEVQGLVDQKEDVVAGLKEKMEHVSTYEKVFIEKISTLEETIEYQETELQSKDNRISELCAQLEEAKMKNEYQLQIEEFQKTLKVKDLVVENLISEKEALHSEVRSLEMILLRIQESVTHMTEEDRRVFTSILTLEQGADERNSHSS; encoded by the exons ATGGAGCTCCTCAAGCTGTCAAAATTCAAATTGCAGCTTCAATCGATGATCGGAGAAGTGAGAGATCTGCGT GAAAGGGAGCGATCAGTGACGGATCACTTGAATCTCATCAATCAG AAACAGAAGCAGACGGAGGAGGAGTACAGCAGGAAAGTGCACGAGCTGGAATCTGAGTTAGTTTCTTCTAGAGAAACGCAAGAGGCACTCGAGAGGAAG GTGAGTTACCTCCAGAACGACTATAGTTTGCTGGAGAACAAGCAGAACGAATTGAAGAGTACTATCCAAAACCTGCTTCAGTCACGAGAAAGTTTCTTAAACGCTTACCAG GAGTCGTTTAGTGAGATGAGATGTTCAGTTGAGGCCAGGGATAGGAAGATTGGTATCCTTCACCAGAAGATAACATCTCACTTGGCATTGTTTGATTCAATTGAGAAAGAGGCGTCGGCGATCAAAAACGTTATTCAGGAAGTTCAGGGACTTGTGGATCAAAAAGAAGATGTAG TGGCTggattgaaagaaaaaatggagCATGTCTCTACATATGAGAAAGTATTCATCG AGAAAATCAGCACTTTAGAGGAGACAATTGAATATCAGGAAACAGAATTACAGAGCAAGGATAATAGAATATCAGAGCTTTGCGCTCAGCTGGAAGAAGCAAAGATGAAAAATGAATATCAACTTCAAATCGAAGAG TTTCAGAAAACTTTGAAGGTCAAAGATTTAGTTGTGGAGAACTTGATTTCTGAGAAGGAG GCATTGCATTCTGAAGTGAGGAGTCTAGAGATGATCTTGTTGCGGATTCAGGAATCTGTCACCCATATGACCGAAGAG GACAGAAGAGTGTTCACATCAATACTGACACTCGAACAAGGTGCTGATGAAAGAAACAGCCATTCGAG TTGA
- the LOC108858318 gene encoding uncharacterized protein LOC108858318 isoform X1: MELLKLSKFKLQLQSMIGEVRDLRERERSVTDHLNLINQKQKQTEEEYSRKVHELESELVSSRETQEALERKVSYLQNDYSLLENKQNELKSTIQNLLQSRESFLNAYQESFSEMRCSVEARDRKIGILHQKITSHLALFDSIEKEASAIKNVIQEVQGLVDQKEDVVAGLKEKMEHVSTYEKVFIEKISTLEETIEYQETELQSKDNRISELCAQLEEAKMKNEYQLQIEEFQKTLKVKDLVVENLISEKEALHSEVRSLEMILLRIQESVTHMTEEDRRVFTSILTLEQGADERNSHSRYNDAVDKTEELACEAPIMGSQENSVNVISSASPRCAHQNTGCSLVQEADHGPDSGQYLQHNNVSGHWQSTNKNDHFDTEDKCKDLMNQPGSECSTNRV, from the exons ATGGAGCTCCTCAAGCTGTCAAAATTCAAATTGCAGCTTCAATCGATGATCGGAGAAGTGAGAGATCTGCGT GAAAGGGAGCGATCAGTGACGGATCACTTGAATCTCATCAATCAG AAACAGAAGCAGACGGAGGAGGAGTACAGCAGGAAAGTGCACGAGCTGGAATCTGAGTTAGTTTCTTCTAGAGAAACGCAAGAGGCACTCGAGAGGAAG GTGAGTTACCTCCAGAACGACTATAGTTTGCTGGAGAACAAGCAGAACGAATTGAAGAGTACTATCCAAAACCTGCTTCAGTCACGAGAAAGTTTCTTAAACGCTTACCAG GAGTCGTTTAGTGAGATGAGATGTTCAGTTGAGGCCAGGGATAGGAAGATTGGTATCCTTCACCAGAAGATAACATCTCACTTGGCATTGTTTGATTCAATTGAGAAAGAGGCGTCGGCGATCAAAAACGTTATTCAGGAAGTTCAGGGACTTGTGGATCAAAAAGAAGATGTAG TGGCTggattgaaagaaaaaatggagCATGTCTCTACATATGAGAAAGTATTCATCG AGAAAATCAGCACTTTAGAGGAGACAATTGAATATCAGGAAACAGAATTACAGAGCAAGGATAATAGAATATCAGAGCTTTGCGCTCAGCTGGAAGAAGCAAAGATGAAAAATGAATATCAACTTCAAATCGAAGAG TTTCAGAAAACTTTGAAGGTCAAAGATTTAGTTGTGGAGAACTTGATTTCTGAGAAGGAG GCATTGCATTCTGAAGTGAGGAGTCTAGAGATGATCTTGTTGCGGATTCAGGAATCTGTCACCCATATGACCGAAGAG GACAGAAGAGTGTTCACATCAATACTGACACTCGAACAAGGTGCTGATGAAAGAAACAGCCATTCGAG GTACAATGATGCAGTTGACAAAACGGAGGAACTTGCATGTGAAGCTCCTATTATGGGTTCCCAAGAAAATTCAG TAAACGTTATTTCATCAGCGTCTCCTCGGTGTGCGCACCAAAACACAGGCTGCAGTTTGGTACAGGAAGCTGATCATGGACCGGACTCGGGGCAGTATCTGCAGCATAACAACGTCAGTGGCCATTGGCAGAGTACTAATAAAAATGACCACTTTGACACCGAG GACAAGTGCAAAGACTTAATGAACCAGCCTGGTTCAGAGTGCTCAACTAATCGTGTATAG
- the LOC108858318 gene encoding uncharacterized protein LOC108858318 isoform X2, translated as MELLKLSKFKLQLQSMIGEVRDLRERERSVTDHLNLINQKQKQTEEEYSRKVHELESELVSSRETQEALERKNDYSLLENKQNELKSTIQNLLQSRESFLNAYQESFSEMRCSVEARDRKIGILHQKITSHLALFDSIEKEASAIKNVIQEVQGLVDQKEDVVAGLKEKMEHVSTYEKVFIEKISTLEETIEYQETELQSKDNRISELCAQLEEAKMKNEYQLQIEEFQKTLKVKDLVVENLISEKEALHSEVRSLEMILLRIQESVTHMTEEDRRVFTSILTLEQGADERNSHSRYNDAVDKTEELACEAPIMGSQENSVNVISSASPRCAHQNTGCSLVQEADHGPDSGQYLQHNNVSGHWQSTNKNDHFDTEDKCKDLMNQPGSECSTNRV; from the exons ATGGAGCTCCTCAAGCTGTCAAAATTCAAATTGCAGCTTCAATCGATGATCGGAGAAGTGAGAGATCTGCGT GAAAGGGAGCGATCAGTGACGGATCACTTGAATCTCATCAATCAG AAACAGAAGCAGACGGAGGAGGAGTACAGCAGGAAAGTGCACGAGCTGGAATCTGAGTTAGTTTCTTCTAGAGAAACGCAAGAGGCACTCGAGAGGAAG AACGACTATAGTTTGCTGGAGAACAAGCAGAACGAATTGAAGAGTACTATCCAAAACCTGCTTCAGTCACGAGAAAGTTTCTTAAACGCTTACCAG GAGTCGTTTAGTGAGATGAGATGTTCAGTTGAGGCCAGGGATAGGAAGATTGGTATCCTTCACCAGAAGATAACATCTCACTTGGCATTGTTTGATTCAATTGAGAAAGAGGCGTCGGCGATCAAAAACGTTATTCAGGAAGTTCAGGGACTTGTGGATCAAAAAGAAGATGTAG TGGCTggattgaaagaaaaaatggagCATGTCTCTACATATGAGAAAGTATTCATCG AGAAAATCAGCACTTTAGAGGAGACAATTGAATATCAGGAAACAGAATTACAGAGCAAGGATAATAGAATATCAGAGCTTTGCGCTCAGCTGGAAGAAGCAAAGATGAAAAATGAATATCAACTTCAAATCGAAGAG TTTCAGAAAACTTTGAAGGTCAAAGATTTAGTTGTGGAGAACTTGATTTCTGAGAAGGAG GCATTGCATTCTGAAGTGAGGAGTCTAGAGATGATCTTGTTGCGGATTCAGGAATCTGTCACCCATATGACCGAAGAG GACAGAAGAGTGTTCACATCAATACTGACACTCGAACAAGGTGCTGATGAAAGAAACAGCCATTCGAG GTACAATGATGCAGTTGACAAAACGGAGGAACTTGCATGTGAAGCTCCTATTATGGGTTCCCAAGAAAATTCAG TAAACGTTATTTCATCAGCGTCTCCTCGGTGTGCGCACCAAAACACAGGCTGCAGTTTGGTACAGGAAGCTGATCATGGACCGGACTCGGGGCAGTATCTGCAGCATAACAACGTCAGTGGCCATTGGCAGAGTACTAATAAAAATGACCACTTTGACACCGAG GACAAGTGCAAAGACTTAATGAACCAGCCTGGTTCAGAGTGCTCAACTAATCGTGTATAG